A window of the Sciurus carolinensis chromosome 19 unlocalized genomic scaffold, mSciCar1.2 SUPER_34, whole genome shotgun sequence genome harbors these coding sequences:
- the LOC124973492 gene encoding olfactory receptor 2AJ1-like, which translates to MASLENHTVAEFLLLRLLQHTPARFCVFALISVMFFAITLTGNGLPILLILADPLLHIPMYFSLWQLSLIDILFTLAIFPKMMSDFLLHKTAISASGCGTQIFLGWALGGTECILLGLMSCDQYMAISKPLGYLLLMNWPLCRQMALSSWLSSAFNVLVHMVYTVSFPFCGPREIHHFYCELPSVLRLSCEDTLPSEMGVLISTTILLLVPFPVILASYMLILVTVIHMASVEILLHLLLSHDHGQPILRCHHFHVHEADLFTYFRPR; encoded by the coding sequence ATGGCGAGTTTGGAGAACCACACTGTGGCTGAGTTTCTTCTTCTGCGACTGCTGCAACACACGCCAGCTCGCTTCTGTGTCTTTGCACTCATCTCCGTGATGTTCTTCGCCATCACGCTGACTGGAAATGGCCTCCCAATCCTGCTGATCCTCGCGGACCCCCTTCTGCACATCCCTATGTACTTTTCCCTGTGGCAGCTCTCTCTCATCGACATCCTGTTCACACTGGCCATTTTCCCCAAGATGATGTCTGACTTCCTTCTGCACAAGACTGCCATCTCTGCTTCTGGCTGTGGGACACAAATCTTCCTGGGATGGGCCTTGGGTGGGACCGAGTGCATCCTTTTGGGACTTATGTCCTGTGACCAATACATGGCCATCTCCAAGCCTCTCGGCTACCTGCTGCTCATGAACTGGCCCCTCTGCAGGCAGATGGCACTGAGCTCATGGTTGAGCAGTGCTTTCAATGTGTTGGTGCACATGGTCTACACCGTGAGCTTCCCTTTCTGTGGACCCAGAGAAATCCATCATTTTTACTGCGAACTCCCCAGTGTCCTGCGGCTGTCTTGTGAGGACACCTTGCCCTCTGAGATGGGGGTGTTGATCAGTACCACCATTCTGCTTCTTGTCCCATTCCCCGTCATCCTTGCCTCCTACATGCTCATCCTGGTCACCGTCATTCACATGGCTTCTGTGGAAAtccttctccacctgctcctctcacATGACCATGGTCAGCCTATTCTACGGTGCCATCATTTTCATGTACATGAGGCCGATCTCTTCACATACTTCAGGCCAAGATAA